In Phyllostomus discolor isolate MPI-MPIP mPhyDis1 chromosome 2, mPhyDis1.pri.v3, whole genome shotgun sequence, the following are encoded in one genomic region:
- the DAZAP2 gene encoding DAZ-associated protein 2, which yields MNSKGQYPTQPTYPVQPPGNPVYPQTLHLPQAPPYTDAPPAYSELYRPSFVHPGAATVPTMSAAFPGASLYLPMAQSVAVGPLGSTIPMAYYPVGPIYPPGSTVLVEGGYDPGARFGAGATAGNIPPPPPGCPPNAAQLAVMQGANVLITQRKGNFFMGGTDGGYTIW from the exons ATGAACAGCAAAG GTCAATATCCAACACAGCCAACCTACCCTGTGCAGCCTCCTGGGAATCCAGTGTACCCTCAGACCTTGCATCTTCCTCAGGCTCCACCCTATACCGATGCTCCACCTGCCTACTCAGAG CTCTATCGTCCGAGCTTTGTGCACCCAGGGGCTGCCACCGTCCCCACCATGTCAGCTGCGTTTCCTGGCGCCTCACTGTATCTCCCCATGGCCCAGTCTGTGGCTGTTGGACCTTTAGGTTCCACAATCCCTATGGCTTATTATCCAGTTGGCCCCATTTATCCACCTGGTTCAACAGTGCTGGTGGAAGGAGGGTATGATCCAGGTGCCAGGTTTGGAGCTGGGGCTACTGCTGGCAACATTCCT CCTCCACCCCCAGGATGTCCTCCGAATGCTGCTCAGCTGGCAGTCATGCAGGGAGCCAATGTCCTCATAACTCAGCGGAAGGGGAACTTCTTCATGGGTGGCACAGATGGTGGCTATACCATCTGGTGA
- the POU6F1 gene encoding POU domain, class 6, transcription factor 1 isoform X3: MDPGAGPESSLTVNEQVIVMSGHETIRVLEVGVDAQIPAEEEGKGLEAVAAEGCQSRGPAEANESAGEAGPNNPDSSAEATVKSLPAIPSSPVPAVATFSQAPSQPQASQTLTPLTVQAAPQVLTQENLATVLTGVMVPAGAVTQPLLIPISIAGQVAGQQGLAVWTIPTATVAALPGLTAASPTGGIFKPPLASLQAAAVLNTALPAPVQAAPPVQASSPAQPRPPAQPQTLFQTPPLLQTTPAILPQPTAATAAAPTPKPVDTPQQITLQPAGFAFSPGIISAASLGGQTQILGSLTTTPVIANAIPSMPGISSQILTSAQGQVIGTLPWVVNSASVAAPAPAQSLQVQAVTPQLLLNAQGQVIATLASSPLPPPVAVRKPSTPESPAKSEVQPIQPTPAVPPPAVVIASPAPAAKPSASAPIPITCSETPTVSQLVSKPHTPSLDEDGINLEEIREFAKNFKIRRLSLGLTQTQVGQALTATEGPAYSQSAICRFEKLDITPKSAQKLKPVLEKWLNEAELRNQEGQQNLMEFVGGEPSKKRKRRTSFTPQAIVALNAYFEKNPLPTGQEITEIAKELNYDREVVRVWFCNRRQTLKNTSKLNVFQIP; this comes from the exons ATGGATCCAGGAGCTGGTCCAGAGTCATCTCTGACTGTCAACGAGCAG GTCATCGTGATGTCAGGCCATGAGACTATCCGTGTGCTGGAAGTTGGCGTGGATGCCCAGATCCCTGCTGAAGAGGAGGGCAAAGGACTGGAAGCTGTGGCCGCTGAGGGCTGCCAGAGCAGAGGCCCTGCTGAAGCCAATGAATCTGCTGGTGAAGCTGGGCCAAACAACCCAGACTCCTCTGCAGAGGCAACTG TGAAGTCACTCCCAGCAATCCCTTCAAGCCCTGTCCCTGCGGTTGCCACCTTCAGCCAAGCCCCAAGCCAGCCTCAGGCATCGCAGACCCTGACGCCGCTAACTGTTCAAGCTGCCCCCCAG GTCTTGACTCAGGAAAACTTAGCCACAGTTCTGACAGGAGTTATGGTTCCAGCAGGGGCAGTTACTCAACCTCTTCTTATCCCCATCAGTATTGCAGGTCAAGTGGCTGGTCAGCAGGGGCTGGCCGTGTGGACAATTCCTACAGCAACCGTGGCTGCCCTCCCAGGACTGACCGCCGCTTCTCCTACGGGGGGAATTTTCAAGCCACCTTTAGCCAGTCTCCAAG CAGCCGCCGTGCTGAACACCGCTCTCCCGGCACCTGTGCAAGCTGCTCCACCGGTACAGGCCTCCTCGCCTGCCCAGCCCCGGCCACCAGCTCAGCCTCAGACGCTGTTCCAGACCCCACCGCTGCTGCAGACCACGCCTGCCATTCTACCACAGCccactgctgccactgctgctgcccccacccccaagccagTGGACACACCCCAACAGATCACCCTCCAGCCTGCGGGCTTTGCATTTAGCCCAGGAATC ATCAGTGCTGCGTCCCTCGGAGGACAGACCCAGATCCTGGGCTCCCTCACTACAACTCCGGTCATTGCCAATGCCATTCCCAGCATGCCAGGGATCAGCAGTCAGATCCTCACCAGTGCTCAGGGACAG GTTATTGGAACACTCCCGTGGGTAGTGAATTCGGCCAGCGTGGCAGCCCCGGCACCAGCCCAAAGCCTGCAGGTCCAGGCTGTGACCCCCCAGCTGCTGTTGAATGCCCAGGGCCAGGTGATTGCAACCTTGGCCAGCAGCCCCCTGCCTCCACCTGTGGCAGTCCGGAAGCCAAGCACGCCTGAGTCCCCTGCTAAGAGTGAG GTGCAGCCCATCCAGCCTACGCCAGCTGTGCCCCCGCCTGCTGTGGTCAttgccagcccagccccagcgGCCAAGCCATCTGCTTCTGCCCCCATCCCAATAACCTGCTCAGAGACCCCCACTGTCAGCCAGCTGGTATCCA AGCCCCATACCCCGAGCCTGGATGAGGACGGGATCAACTTAGAAGAGATCCGGGAGTTTGCCAAGAACTTTAAGATTCGGCGGCTGTCCCTGGGCCTCACGCAGACCCAGGTGGGGCAGGCTCTGACTGCAACAGAAGGCCCGGCCTACAGCCAGTCAGCCATCTGCCG GTTCGAGAAGCTGGACATCACGCCCAAGAGTGCCCAGAAGCTGAAGCCGGTGCTGGAGAAGTGGCTGAATGAAGCCGAGCTCCGGAACCAGGAAGGCCAGCAGAACCTGATGGAGTTTGTGGGAGGGGAGCCCTCCAAGAAACGCAAACGCCGCACCTCATTTACCCCCCAGGCCATAGTGGCTCTCAATGCCTACTTTGAGAAGAACCCGCTGCCCACGGGCCAGGAAATAACCGAGATTGCCAAGGAGCTCAACTACGACCGGGAGGTCGTGCGGGTCTGGTTCTGCAATCGGCGCCAGACACTCAAGAACACCAGCAAGCTGAACGTCTTTCAAATCCCTTAG
- the POU6F1 gene encoding POU domain, class 6, transcription factor 1 isoform X1 — MGLFPASVMPWGLLPPSLQLAPGSGTVTEHTVLGTGSLHPQVIVMSGHETIRVLEVGVDAQIPAEEEGKGLEAVAAEGCQSRGPAEANESAGEAGPNNPDSSAEATVKSLPAIPSSPVPAVATFSQAPSQPQASQTLTPLTVQAAPQVLTQENLATVLTGVMVPAGAVTQPLLIPISIAGQVAGQQGLAVWTIPTATVAALPGLTAASPTGGIFKPPLASLQAAAVLNTALPAPVQAAPPVQASSPAQPRPPAQPQTLFQTPPLLQTTPAILPQPTAATAAAPTPKPVDTPQQITLQPAGFAFSPGIISAASLGGQTQILGSLTTTPVIANAIPSMPGISSQILTSAQGQVIGTLPWVVNSASVAAPAPAQSLQVQAVTPQLLLNAQGQVIATLASSPLPPPVAVRKPSTPESPAKSEVQPIQPTPAVPPPAVVIASPAPAAKPSASAPIPITCSETPTVSQLVSKPHTPSLDEDGINLEEIREFAKNFKIRRLSLGLTQTQVGQALTATEGPAYSQSAICRFEKLDITPKSAQKLKPVLEKWLNEAELRNQEGQQNLMEFVGGEPSKKRKRRTSFTPQAIVALNAYFEKNPLPTGQEITEIAKELNYDREVVRVWFCNRRQTLKNTSKLNVFQIP, encoded by the exons ATGGGACTTTTTCCAGCTAGTGTCATGCCCTGGGGCCTACTTCCTCCTAGCCTGCAGCTTGCGCCAGGCTCTGGAACTGTCACAGAGCACACAGTCCTTGGGACAGGAAGTCTGCACCCTCag GTCATCGTGATGTCAGGCCATGAGACTATCCGTGTGCTGGAAGTTGGCGTGGATGCCCAGATCCCTGCTGAAGAGGAGGGCAAAGGACTGGAAGCTGTGGCCGCTGAGGGCTGCCAGAGCAGAGGCCCTGCTGAAGCCAATGAATCTGCTGGTGAAGCTGGGCCAAACAACCCAGACTCCTCTGCAGAGGCAACTG TGAAGTCACTCCCAGCAATCCCTTCAAGCCCTGTCCCTGCGGTTGCCACCTTCAGCCAAGCCCCAAGCCAGCCTCAGGCATCGCAGACCCTGACGCCGCTAACTGTTCAAGCTGCCCCCCAG GTCTTGACTCAGGAAAACTTAGCCACAGTTCTGACAGGAGTTATGGTTCCAGCAGGGGCAGTTACTCAACCTCTTCTTATCCCCATCAGTATTGCAGGTCAAGTGGCTGGTCAGCAGGGGCTGGCCGTGTGGACAATTCCTACAGCAACCGTGGCTGCCCTCCCAGGACTGACCGCCGCTTCTCCTACGGGGGGAATTTTCAAGCCACCTTTAGCCAGTCTCCAAG CAGCCGCCGTGCTGAACACCGCTCTCCCGGCACCTGTGCAAGCTGCTCCACCGGTACAGGCCTCCTCGCCTGCCCAGCCCCGGCCACCAGCTCAGCCTCAGACGCTGTTCCAGACCCCACCGCTGCTGCAGACCACGCCTGCCATTCTACCACAGCccactgctgccactgctgctgcccccacccccaagccagTGGACACACCCCAACAGATCACCCTCCAGCCTGCGGGCTTTGCATTTAGCCCAGGAATC ATCAGTGCTGCGTCCCTCGGAGGACAGACCCAGATCCTGGGCTCCCTCACTACAACTCCGGTCATTGCCAATGCCATTCCCAGCATGCCAGGGATCAGCAGTCAGATCCTCACCAGTGCTCAGGGACAG GTTATTGGAACACTCCCGTGGGTAGTGAATTCGGCCAGCGTGGCAGCCCCGGCACCAGCCCAAAGCCTGCAGGTCCAGGCTGTGACCCCCCAGCTGCTGTTGAATGCCCAGGGCCAGGTGATTGCAACCTTGGCCAGCAGCCCCCTGCCTCCACCTGTGGCAGTCCGGAAGCCAAGCACGCCTGAGTCCCCTGCTAAGAGTGAG GTGCAGCCCATCCAGCCTACGCCAGCTGTGCCCCCGCCTGCTGTGGTCAttgccagcccagccccagcgGCCAAGCCATCTGCTTCTGCCCCCATCCCAATAACCTGCTCAGAGACCCCCACTGTCAGCCAGCTGGTATCCA AGCCCCATACCCCGAGCCTGGATGAGGACGGGATCAACTTAGAAGAGATCCGGGAGTTTGCCAAGAACTTTAAGATTCGGCGGCTGTCCCTGGGCCTCACGCAGACCCAGGTGGGGCAGGCTCTGACTGCAACAGAAGGCCCGGCCTACAGCCAGTCAGCCATCTGCCG GTTCGAGAAGCTGGACATCACGCCCAAGAGTGCCCAGAAGCTGAAGCCGGTGCTGGAGAAGTGGCTGAATGAAGCCGAGCTCCGGAACCAGGAAGGCCAGCAGAACCTGATGGAGTTTGTGGGAGGGGAGCCCTCCAAGAAACGCAAACGCCGCACCTCATTTACCCCCCAGGCCATAGTGGCTCTCAATGCCTACTTTGAGAAGAACCCGCTGCCCACGGGCCAGGAAATAACCGAGATTGCCAAGGAGCTCAACTACGACCGGGAGGTCGTGCGGGTCTGGTTCTGCAATCGGCGCCAGACACTCAAGAACACCAGCAAGCTGAACGTCTTTCAAATCCCTTAG
- the POU6F1 gene encoding POU domain, class 6, transcription factor 1 isoform X2: MGLFPASVMPWGLLPPSLQLAPGSGTVTEHTVLGTGSLHPQVIVMSGHETIRVLEVGVDAQIPAEEEGKGLEAVAAEGCQSRGPAEANESAGEAGPNNPDSSAEATVKSLPAIPSSPVPAVATFSQAPSQPQASQTLTPLTVQAAPQVLTQENLATVLTGVMVPAGAVTQPLLIPISIAGQVAGQQGLAVWTIPTATVAALPGLTAASPTGGIFKPPLASLQAAVLNTALPAPVQAAPPVQASSPAQPRPPAQPQTLFQTPPLLQTTPAILPQPTAATAAAPTPKPVDTPQQITLQPAGFAFSPGIISAASLGGQTQILGSLTTTPVIANAIPSMPGISSQILTSAQGQVIGTLPWVVNSASVAAPAPAQSLQVQAVTPQLLLNAQGQVIATLASSPLPPPVAVRKPSTPESPAKSEVQPIQPTPAVPPPAVVIASPAPAAKPSASAPIPITCSETPTVSQLVSKPHTPSLDEDGINLEEIREFAKNFKIRRLSLGLTQTQVGQALTATEGPAYSQSAICRFEKLDITPKSAQKLKPVLEKWLNEAELRNQEGQQNLMEFVGGEPSKKRKRRTSFTPQAIVALNAYFEKNPLPTGQEITEIAKELNYDREVVRVWFCNRRQTLKNTSKLNVFQIP; this comes from the exons ATGGGACTTTTTCCAGCTAGTGTCATGCCCTGGGGCCTACTTCCTCCTAGCCTGCAGCTTGCGCCAGGCTCTGGAACTGTCACAGAGCACACAGTCCTTGGGACAGGAAGTCTGCACCCTCag GTCATCGTGATGTCAGGCCATGAGACTATCCGTGTGCTGGAAGTTGGCGTGGATGCCCAGATCCCTGCTGAAGAGGAGGGCAAAGGACTGGAAGCTGTGGCCGCTGAGGGCTGCCAGAGCAGAGGCCCTGCTGAAGCCAATGAATCTGCTGGTGAAGCTGGGCCAAACAACCCAGACTCCTCTGCAGAGGCAACTG TGAAGTCACTCCCAGCAATCCCTTCAAGCCCTGTCCCTGCGGTTGCCACCTTCAGCCAAGCCCCAAGCCAGCCTCAGGCATCGCAGACCCTGACGCCGCTAACTGTTCAAGCTGCCCCCCAG GTCTTGACTCAGGAAAACTTAGCCACAGTTCTGACAGGAGTTATGGTTCCAGCAGGGGCAGTTACTCAACCTCTTCTTATCCCCATCAGTATTGCAGGTCAAGTGGCTGGTCAGCAGGGGCTGGCCGTGTGGACAATTCCTACAGCAACCGTGGCTGCCCTCCCAGGACTGACCGCCGCTTCTCCTACGGGGGGAATTTTCAAGCCACCTTTAGCCAGTCTCCAAG CCGCCGTGCTGAACACCGCTCTCCCGGCACCTGTGCAAGCTGCTCCACCGGTACAGGCCTCCTCGCCTGCCCAGCCCCGGCCACCAGCTCAGCCTCAGACGCTGTTCCAGACCCCACCGCTGCTGCAGACCACGCCTGCCATTCTACCACAGCccactgctgccactgctgctgcccccacccccaagccagTGGACACACCCCAACAGATCACCCTCCAGCCTGCGGGCTTTGCATTTAGCCCAGGAATC ATCAGTGCTGCGTCCCTCGGAGGACAGACCCAGATCCTGGGCTCCCTCACTACAACTCCGGTCATTGCCAATGCCATTCCCAGCATGCCAGGGATCAGCAGTCAGATCCTCACCAGTGCTCAGGGACAG GTTATTGGAACACTCCCGTGGGTAGTGAATTCGGCCAGCGTGGCAGCCCCGGCACCAGCCCAAAGCCTGCAGGTCCAGGCTGTGACCCCCCAGCTGCTGTTGAATGCCCAGGGCCAGGTGATTGCAACCTTGGCCAGCAGCCCCCTGCCTCCACCTGTGGCAGTCCGGAAGCCAAGCACGCCTGAGTCCCCTGCTAAGAGTGAG GTGCAGCCCATCCAGCCTACGCCAGCTGTGCCCCCGCCTGCTGTGGTCAttgccagcccagccccagcgGCCAAGCCATCTGCTTCTGCCCCCATCCCAATAACCTGCTCAGAGACCCCCACTGTCAGCCAGCTGGTATCCA AGCCCCATACCCCGAGCCTGGATGAGGACGGGATCAACTTAGAAGAGATCCGGGAGTTTGCCAAGAACTTTAAGATTCGGCGGCTGTCCCTGGGCCTCACGCAGACCCAGGTGGGGCAGGCTCTGACTGCAACAGAAGGCCCGGCCTACAGCCAGTCAGCCATCTGCCG GTTCGAGAAGCTGGACATCACGCCCAAGAGTGCCCAGAAGCTGAAGCCGGTGCTGGAGAAGTGGCTGAATGAAGCCGAGCTCCGGAACCAGGAAGGCCAGCAGAACCTGATGGAGTTTGTGGGAGGGGAGCCCTCCAAGAAACGCAAACGCCGCACCTCATTTACCCCCCAGGCCATAGTGGCTCTCAATGCCTACTTTGAGAAGAACCCGCTGCCCACGGGCCAGGAAATAACCGAGATTGCCAAGGAGCTCAACTACGACCGGGAGGTCGTGCGGGTCTGGTTCTGCAATCGGCGCCAGACACTCAAGAACACCAGCAAGCTGAACGTCTTTCAAATCCCTTAG
- the POU6F1 gene encoding POU domain, class 6, transcription factor 1 isoform X4: protein MGLFPASVMPWGLLPPSLQLAPGSGTVTEHTVLGTGSLHPQVIVMSGHETIRVLEVGVDAQIPAEEEGKGLEAVAAEGCQSRGPAEANESAGEAGPNNPDSSAEATVKSLPAIPSSPVPAVATFSQAPSQPQASQTLTPLTVQAAPQVLTQENLATVLTGVMVPAGAVTQPLLIPISIAGQVAGQQGLAVWTIPTATVAALPGLTAASPTGGIFKPPLASLQAAAVLNTALPAPVQAAPPVQASSPAQPRPPAQPQTLFQTPPLLQTTPAILPQPTAATAAAPTPKPVDTPQQITLQPAGFAFSPGIVIGTLPWVVNSASVAAPAPAQSLQVQAVTPQLLLNAQGQVIATLASSPLPPPVAVRKPSTPESPAKSEVQPIQPTPAVPPPAVVIASPAPAAKPSASAPIPITCSETPTVSQLVSKPHTPSLDEDGINLEEIREFAKNFKIRRLSLGLTQTQVGQALTATEGPAYSQSAICRFEKLDITPKSAQKLKPVLEKWLNEAELRNQEGQQNLMEFVGGEPSKKRKRRTSFTPQAIVALNAYFEKNPLPTGQEITEIAKELNYDREVVRVWFCNRRQTLKNTSKLNVFQIP from the exons ATGGGACTTTTTCCAGCTAGTGTCATGCCCTGGGGCCTACTTCCTCCTAGCCTGCAGCTTGCGCCAGGCTCTGGAACTGTCACAGAGCACACAGTCCTTGGGACAGGAAGTCTGCACCCTCag GTCATCGTGATGTCAGGCCATGAGACTATCCGTGTGCTGGAAGTTGGCGTGGATGCCCAGATCCCTGCTGAAGAGGAGGGCAAAGGACTGGAAGCTGTGGCCGCTGAGGGCTGCCAGAGCAGAGGCCCTGCTGAAGCCAATGAATCTGCTGGTGAAGCTGGGCCAAACAACCCAGACTCCTCTGCAGAGGCAACTG TGAAGTCACTCCCAGCAATCCCTTCAAGCCCTGTCCCTGCGGTTGCCACCTTCAGCCAAGCCCCAAGCCAGCCTCAGGCATCGCAGACCCTGACGCCGCTAACTGTTCAAGCTGCCCCCCAG GTCTTGACTCAGGAAAACTTAGCCACAGTTCTGACAGGAGTTATGGTTCCAGCAGGGGCAGTTACTCAACCTCTTCTTATCCCCATCAGTATTGCAGGTCAAGTGGCTGGTCAGCAGGGGCTGGCCGTGTGGACAATTCCTACAGCAACCGTGGCTGCCCTCCCAGGACTGACCGCCGCTTCTCCTACGGGGGGAATTTTCAAGCCACCTTTAGCCAGTCTCCAAG CAGCCGCCGTGCTGAACACCGCTCTCCCGGCACCTGTGCAAGCTGCTCCACCGGTACAGGCCTCCTCGCCTGCCCAGCCCCGGCCACCAGCTCAGCCTCAGACGCTGTTCCAGACCCCACCGCTGCTGCAGACCACGCCTGCCATTCTACCACAGCccactgctgccactgctgctgcccccacccccaagccagTGGACACACCCCAACAGATCACCCTCCAGCCTGCGGGCTTTGCATTTAGCCCAGGAATC GTTATTGGAACACTCCCGTGGGTAGTGAATTCGGCCAGCGTGGCAGCCCCGGCACCAGCCCAAAGCCTGCAGGTCCAGGCTGTGACCCCCCAGCTGCTGTTGAATGCCCAGGGCCAGGTGATTGCAACCTTGGCCAGCAGCCCCCTGCCTCCACCTGTGGCAGTCCGGAAGCCAAGCACGCCTGAGTCCCCTGCTAAGAGTGAG GTGCAGCCCATCCAGCCTACGCCAGCTGTGCCCCCGCCTGCTGTGGTCAttgccagcccagccccagcgGCCAAGCCATCTGCTTCTGCCCCCATCCCAATAACCTGCTCAGAGACCCCCACTGTCAGCCAGCTGGTATCCA AGCCCCATACCCCGAGCCTGGATGAGGACGGGATCAACTTAGAAGAGATCCGGGAGTTTGCCAAGAACTTTAAGATTCGGCGGCTGTCCCTGGGCCTCACGCAGACCCAGGTGGGGCAGGCTCTGACTGCAACAGAAGGCCCGGCCTACAGCCAGTCAGCCATCTGCCG GTTCGAGAAGCTGGACATCACGCCCAAGAGTGCCCAGAAGCTGAAGCCGGTGCTGGAGAAGTGGCTGAATGAAGCCGAGCTCCGGAACCAGGAAGGCCAGCAGAACCTGATGGAGTTTGTGGGAGGGGAGCCCTCCAAGAAACGCAAACGCCGCACCTCATTTACCCCCCAGGCCATAGTGGCTCTCAATGCCTACTTTGAGAAGAACCCGCTGCCCACGGGCCAGGAAATAACCGAGATTGCCAAGGAGCTCAACTACGACCGGGAGGTCGTGCGGGTCTGGTTCTGCAATCGGCGCCAGACACTCAAGAACACCAGCAAGCTGAACGTCTTTCAAATCCCTTAG
- the POU6F1 gene encoding POU domain, class 6, transcription factor 1 isoform X5: protein MSGHETIRVLEVGVDAQIPAEEEGKGLEAVAAEGCQSRGPAEANESAGEAGPNNPDSSAEATVKSLPAIPSSPVPAVATFSQAPSQPQASQTLTPLTVQAAPQVLTQENLATVLTGVMVPAGAVTQPLLIPISIAGQVAGQQGLAVWTIPTATVAALPGLTAASPTGGIFKPPLASLQAAAVLNTALPAPVQAAPPVQASSPAQPRPPAQPQTLFQTPPLLQTTPAILPQPTAATAAAPTPKPVDTPQQITLQPAGFAFSPGIISAASLGGQTQILGSLTTTPVIANAIPSMPGISSQILTSAQGQVIGTLPWVVNSASVAAPAPAQSLQVQAVTPQLLLNAQGQVIATLASSPLPPPVAVRKPSTPESPAKSEVQPIQPTPAVPPPAVVIASPAPAAKPSASAPIPITCSETPTVSQLVSKPHTPSLDEDGINLEEIREFAKNFKIRRLSLGLTQTQVGQALTATEGPAYSQSAICRFEKLDITPKSAQKLKPVLEKWLNEAELRNQEGQQNLMEFVGGEPSKKRKRRTSFTPQAIVALNAYFEKNPLPTGQEITEIAKELNYDREVVRVWFCNRRQTLKNTSKLNVFQIP from the exons ATGTCAGGCCATGAGACTATCCGTGTGCTGGAAGTTGGCGTGGATGCCCAGATCCCTGCTGAAGAGGAGGGCAAAGGACTGGAAGCTGTGGCCGCTGAGGGCTGCCAGAGCAGAGGCCCTGCTGAAGCCAATGAATCTGCTGGTGAAGCTGGGCCAAACAACCCAGACTCCTCTGCAGAGGCAACTG TGAAGTCACTCCCAGCAATCCCTTCAAGCCCTGTCCCTGCGGTTGCCACCTTCAGCCAAGCCCCAAGCCAGCCTCAGGCATCGCAGACCCTGACGCCGCTAACTGTTCAAGCTGCCCCCCAG GTCTTGACTCAGGAAAACTTAGCCACAGTTCTGACAGGAGTTATGGTTCCAGCAGGGGCAGTTACTCAACCTCTTCTTATCCCCATCAGTATTGCAGGTCAAGTGGCTGGTCAGCAGGGGCTGGCCGTGTGGACAATTCCTACAGCAACCGTGGCTGCCCTCCCAGGACTGACCGCCGCTTCTCCTACGGGGGGAATTTTCAAGCCACCTTTAGCCAGTCTCCAAG CAGCCGCCGTGCTGAACACCGCTCTCCCGGCACCTGTGCAAGCTGCTCCACCGGTACAGGCCTCCTCGCCTGCCCAGCCCCGGCCACCAGCTCAGCCTCAGACGCTGTTCCAGACCCCACCGCTGCTGCAGACCACGCCTGCCATTCTACCACAGCccactgctgccactgctgctgcccccacccccaagccagTGGACACACCCCAACAGATCACCCTCCAGCCTGCGGGCTTTGCATTTAGCCCAGGAATC ATCAGTGCTGCGTCCCTCGGAGGACAGACCCAGATCCTGGGCTCCCTCACTACAACTCCGGTCATTGCCAATGCCATTCCCAGCATGCCAGGGATCAGCAGTCAGATCCTCACCAGTGCTCAGGGACAG GTTATTGGAACACTCCCGTGGGTAGTGAATTCGGCCAGCGTGGCAGCCCCGGCACCAGCCCAAAGCCTGCAGGTCCAGGCTGTGACCCCCCAGCTGCTGTTGAATGCCCAGGGCCAGGTGATTGCAACCTTGGCCAGCAGCCCCCTGCCTCCACCTGTGGCAGTCCGGAAGCCAAGCACGCCTGAGTCCCCTGCTAAGAGTGAG GTGCAGCCCATCCAGCCTACGCCAGCTGTGCCCCCGCCTGCTGTGGTCAttgccagcccagccccagcgGCCAAGCCATCTGCTTCTGCCCCCATCCCAATAACCTGCTCAGAGACCCCCACTGTCAGCCAGCTGGTATCCA AGCCCCATACCCCGAGCCTGGATGAGGACGGGATCAACTTAGAAGAGATCCGGGAGTTTGCCAAGAACTTTAAGATTCGGCGGCTGTCCCTGGGCCTCACGCAGACCCAGGTGGGGCAGGCTCTGACTGCAACAGAAGGCCCGGCCTACAGCCAGTCAGCCATCTGCCG GTTCGAGAAGCTGGACATCACGCCCAAGAGTGCCCAGAAGCTGAAGCCGGTGCTGGAGAAGTGGCTGAATGAAGCCGAGCTCCGGAACCAGGAAGGCCAGCAGAACCTGATGGAGTTTGTGGGAGGGGAGCCCTCCAAGAAACGCAAACGCCGCACCTCATTTACCCCCCAGGCCATAGTGGCTCTCAATGCCTACTTTGAGAAGAACCCGCTGCCCACGGGCCAGGAAATAACCGAGATTGCCAAGGAGCTCAACTACGACCGGGAGGTCGTGCGGGTCTGGTTCTGCAATCGGCGCCAGACACTCAAGAACACCAGCAAGCTGAACGTCTTTCAAATCCCTTAG